Proteins co-encoded in one Pseudarthrobacter chlorophenolicus A6 genomic window:
- the infA gene encoding translation initiation factor IF-1, translated as MAKKDGVIEIEGVVTEALPNAMFRVELTNKHIVLAHISGKMRQHYIRILPEDRVVVELSPYDLTRGRIVYRYK; from the coding sequence ATGGCCAAGAAGGACGGGGTCATTGAGATCGAAGGCGTTGTGACCGAGGCGCTGCCTAACGCGATGTTTCGCGTTGAGCTCACCAACAAGCACATCGTTCTGGCACACATCTCTGGAAAGATGCGTCAGCACTACATCAGGATCCTCCCGGAGGACCGCGTAGTGGTGGAGCTGAGCCCGTACGACCTCACCCGTGGTCGTATCGTCTACCGCTACAAGTAA